From the Salinimicrobium tongyeongense genome, one window contains:
- a CDS encoding PEGA domain-containing protein yields MKRILLSLFALLFIGMTFTSCATLFGKKTHPLTLSSDPDGAEVYVNGFKMGVTPVELNLKADKSYTIEFRKNGFDSVTRVVNTKVGAGWVVLDVLGGVIPVVIDAATGNWNKLDQDAVNAALIQQKEVAGTR; encoded by the coding sequence ATGAAAAGAATTTTATTATCACTTTTTGCCTTATTATTTATAGGTATGACTTTCACCAGTTGTGCTACGTTATTTGGCAAAAAAACTCATCCTCTTACTTTAAGTTCAGATCCCGATGGTGCTGAAGTCTATGTAAACGGATTTAAAATGGGAGTTACTCCGGTAGAATTGAATTTGAAAGCTGACAAATCCTATACCATTGAATTTAGAAAAAATGGTTTTGATTCAGTGACCAGAGTGGTAAACACTAAAGTAGGTGCAGGATGGGTAGTTCTTGACGTTCTAGGTGGTGTAATTCCGGTGGTGATTGATGCAGCTACAGGTAACTGGAATAAACTGGATCAGGATGCAGTGAACGCTGCTTTGATACAGCAAAAAGAAGTTGCTGGTACCAGATAG
- a CDS encoding efflux RND transporter permease subunit codes for MKEGLAGKIAKGFINSKLTVLLMIVFMIVGVYASFLIPREEEPQIDVPMADIFVGYPGASPTEVEQRIVKPLEKMVSNIPGMEYVYSTSMEEQGMLIVQFYVGEDIERSYVKLYNELMKNMDQFPPNVTQPLVKTRAIDDVPVLGLTLWSENYDDYQLRQIANELRHEIEKVEDVSIVKTIGGRNRQLRVVLDKDRMAASGVDMLGVAEKIQASNQQLSSGSFDRNDSEVLVSTGSFLESPQDVENLIVGVNNNQPVYLKQIAMVQDGPEIPKSYVTFGYGQATDTSENYPAEYPAVTLSVAKRKGADAMKIADVILEKVEHLQTNLIPEDVHVEVTRNYGETASHKVGELLLHLIGAIIAVTLVVMLAMGWRGGLVVFLSVPITFALTLLSYYMLDYTLNRITLFALVFVTGIVVDDSIIIAENMHRHFKMKRLPFKQAALYAINEVGNPTILATFTVIASVLPMAFVSGLMGPYMSPMPIGASIAMILSLFVALTITPYLGYIFLREKEKKGKPVKEAEKGIEDSMIYRIYRRFEEPLIDNKKIRWGFLGFTAFLLLGSVALFFTEDVAVKMLPFDNKNEFQVVIDMPEGTTLERTAVVTKEVGQYLNQSPQVVNYQTYIGTSAPITFNGLVRHYDLRGASNTADIQVNLLPKGDRSLQSHDIAKLLRPDIQAIGEKYGANIKLVEVPPGPPVLSTIVGEVYGPDYETQIALADSIQTILHNTDDVVDIDWMVEADQKEYEFEIDKEKAMLYGIAPQQIVYTLNSALGERAITQLYDEEATQRVGIVLTLDEEEKSSVQDIMQINIASQKGQMIPIADLVEPKEVIRDKSVYRKNQKRVVYVLADMAGELESPVYAILGMEEKLKEIELPAGYEISDLYMGQPEYEDDYTVKWDGEWQITLEVFRDLGIAFLGVIVIIYILIVGWFQNFKAPIVMMVAIPLSLIGIVLGHWIMGAFFTATSFIGMIALAGIMVRNSVLLIDFVNLRLEDGIPLKQAVIEAGAVRTTPILLTAGTVVIGAFVILFDPIFQGLAISLMGGTIVSTFLTLLVVPLVYYMIERKKYVDRENTELIEKRETEVSSAEL; via the coding sequence ATGAAAGAAGGATTAGCAGGCAAGATTGCCAAAGGCTTTATAAATTCGAAACTGACGGTGCTGCTCATGATCGTATTCATGATCGTGGGAGTTTATGCGTCGTTCTTAATTCCGCGCGAGGAAGAGCCGCAGATCGACGTGCCCATGGCCGACATTTTTGTAGGTTACCCGGGTGCCAGCCCTACCGAGGTGGAACAGCGCATTGTCAAGCCCCTGGAAAAGATGGTTTCGAATATTCCGGGTATGGAGTACGTCTACTCTACCTCCATGGAAGAACAGGGGATGTTGATCGTGCAGTTCTACGTGGGCGAGGATATTGAACGTTCTTATGTGAAGCTCTACAACGAGCTCATGAAGAATATGGACCAGTTCCCGCCGAATGTTACCCAGCCGCTGGTGAAGACCCGGGCTATTGACGATGTGCCCGTACTGGGGCTTACGCTGTGGAGCGAAAATTATGATGATTACCAGCTGCGCCAAATTGCCAATGAGCTGCGCCACGAGATCGAAAAGGTGGAAGATGTTTCTATTGTAAAAACCATTGGCGGCCGTAACAGGCAGCTGCGCGTGGTGCTCGACAAAGACAGGATGGCTGCCAGCGGAGTGGATATGCTAGGGGTTGCTGAAAAGATCCAGGCTTCCAATCAGCAGCTTTCCTCCGGAAGTTTTGACCGAAACGACAGCGAAGTTCTGGTAAGCACCGGAAGCTTTCTTGAATCTCCGCAGGATGTGGAGAACCTTATCGTGGGTGTGAATAACAATCAGCCGGTTTACCTGAAGCAAATTGCAATGGTTCAGGACGGGCCGGAAATCCCAAAGTCATACGTGACCTTTGGATATGGACAAGCAACAGATACTTCGGAAAATTATCCCGCAGAATATCCTGCCGTAACTTTATCTGTAGCCAAACGCAAGGGAGCTGATGCGATGAAGATCGCCGATGTGATCCTGGAAAAAGTGGAACACCTGCAAACAAACCTTATTCCTGAAGATGTACACGTGGAAGTGACCCGTAACTACGGCGAAACCGCTTCGCACAAAGTAGGAGAATTATTGCTGCACCTTATAGGCGCGATCATAGCTGTGACCCTTGTTGTGATGCTGGCCATGGGTTGGCGCGGCGGACTGGTAGTATTCCTTTCGGTACCTATCACCTTTGCCCTTACGCTGCTCAGCTATTATATGCTCGATTACACCCTGAACAGGATCACCCTTTTTGCCCTGGTATTTGTTACAGGTATTGTGGTGGATGACTCGATCATTATTGCCGAGAACATGCACCGGCACTTTAAGATGAAGCGCCTGCCCTTCAAACAGGCCGCACTCTATGCCATTAACGAGGTAGGAAACCCTACTATCCTGGCGACATTTACGGTGATCGCTTCGGTACTGCCAATGGCATTCGTAAGCGGATTAATGGGACCTTACATGAGCCCGATGCCGATTGGAGCTTCTATCGCGATGATCCTGTCACTGTTTGTGGCACTTACGATAACACCATATTTGGGTTACATCTTCCTGCGTGAAAAAGAGAAAAAAGGAAAGCCTGTAAAAGAAGCTGAAAAAGGTATCGAGGATTCGATGATCTATCGCATCTACAGGCGCTTTGAGGAGCCGCTTATAGACAATAAGAAGATCCGCTGGGGATTCCTTGGCTTTACTGCCTTCCTGTTATTAGGATCTGTAGCCCTGTTCTTTACGGAAGATGTGGCGGTGAAGATGCTGCCTTTTGATAACAAGAATGAATTCCAGGTGGTGATCGACATGCCCGAAGGAACAACTTTGGAGCGTACAGCCGTAGTGACCAAAGAGGTAGGTCAATACCTGAACCAGAGTCCGCAGGTAGTGAATTACCAGACATACATTGGTACTTCTGCGCCAATTACTTTTAACGGACTCGTACGTCACTATGACCTGCGTGGAGCGAGCAACACTGCCGATATTCAGGTGAACCTGCTGCCGAAAGGAGACCGTAGCCTGCAGAGCCACGATATTGCAAAACTGCTGCGTCCCGATATTCAGGCCATAGGAGAAAAATATGGAGCCAATATCAAGCTGGTGGAAGTTCCGCCCGGACCTCCTGTGTTGTCCACCATAGTCGGGGAAGTCTACGGACCTGACTATGAAACTCAGATCGCACTGGCAGACAGCATACAGACCATACTTCACAACACTGATGACGTGGTGGATATCGACTGGATGGTAGAAGCCGATCAAAAAGAATATGAATTTGAGATAGATAAGGAAAAGGCGATGTTGTACGGGATCGCACCTCAGCAGATCGTTTACACGCTGAATTCTGCTTTGGGAGAAAGAGCCATTACGCAGTTGTATGATGAGGAAGCTACCCAGCGGGTAGGGATCGTGTTGACTTTGGATGAAGAGGAGAAATCCTCTGTACAGGATATCATGCAGATCAACATCGCTTCCCAAAAGGGACAAATGATTCCTATTGCCGACCTGGTAGAGCCAAAAGAAGTGATCAGGGATAAGAGCGTCTACCGGAAGAATCAGAAGCGCGTGGTGTATGTGCTGGCCGACATGGCGGGAGAACTGGAAAGTCCGGTTTACGCTATCCTCGGAATGGAAGAAAAACTGAAGGAGATCGAATTGCCTGCAGGTTATGAGATCAGTGACCTATATATGGGGCAGCCGGAATATGAAGATGACTACACGGTGAAATGGGATGGCGAATGGCAGATCACCCTGGAGGTGTTCCGTGACCTCGGAATTGCATTTTTGGGAGTGATTGTGATCATTTACATCCTCATCGTAGGCTGGTTCCAGAACTTCAAAGCTCCTATTGTGATGATGGTGGCCATTCCGCTATCCCTGATCGGGATCGTACTTGGCCACTGGATCATGGGCGCTTTCTTTACCGCCACTTCCTTCATTGGAATGATCGCCCTGGCCGGGATCATGGTGCGGAACTCGGTGCTGCTCATTGAC
- a CDS encoding GNAT family N-acetyltransferase encodes MINEQYFQEFPELKTSRLFLRKQELKHAAALQQLRSNEDVMKFMDSDKHEDIETSEAFIRRNLKSFEKKTGFFWAITAAVSGNYMGDIILRKIDRTNARAEIGYTLHPDYWGHGYMKEAMREVISFGFNELGLHSIEANINPANETSRALLLKIGFMKEAYFRENYYYNGKFLDSEIYSLLEKDFLVK; translated from the coding sequence ATGATCAACGAGCAGTATTTTCAGGAATTCCCGGAGCTGAAGACATCTCGGCTCTTTCTTCGGAAGCAGGAGTTGAAGCATGCGGCTGCGCTGCAGCAATTGCGGTCTAATGAGGATGTGATGAAGTTCATGGATTCAGATAAACATGAGGATATAGAGACTTCCGAAGCTTTTATCCGCAGAAATCTGAAGAGCTTTGAAAAGAAAACCGGATTTTTCTGGGCGATCACGGCAGCTGTATCCGGGAACTATATGGGAGATATCATTTTAAGGAAGATCGACAGGACCAATGCCCGGGCAGAGATCGGCTACACTCTTCACCCCGACTACTGGGGCCACGGCTATATGAAAGAAGCCATGCGTGAAGTGATCTCTTTTGGGTTTAACGAGCTCGGGCTGCACAGCATCGAAGCCAATATCAATCCCGCCAACGAAACCTCCCGCGCCCTCCTCTTAAAAATAGGTTTTATGAAGGAGGCTTACTTCCGGGAGAATTATTACTACAATGGAAAGTTCCTTGACAGCGAGATTTATTCTTTACTGGAAAAAGATTTTTTAGTGAAGTAA
- a CDS encoding transposase → MKSNIRLLSKHRKFSDEFKRQIVNDYESGRYSVFQLSKLHGMSRSMIYNWIHKFSTFNEKGYRVVEMKDSSSKKMQELEAKNKELEAALGRKQIQLDYLEKMIELAKSELDIDIKKNYSTPQSTGSGKTKKK, encoded by the coding sequence ATGAAGTCAAATATTCGATTGCTCAGTAAACATCGGAAATTCTCCGATGAGTTCAAAAGACAAATTGTGAATGATTATGAAAGTGGCAGGTACAGTGTATTTCAACTGTCTAAGCTTCACGGAATGTCACGGTCTATGATCTATAACTGGATTCATAAATTTTCTACCTTTAACGAGAAAGGTTATAGAGTTGTAGAAATGAAAGACAGTAGCAGTAAAAAGATGCAAGAGCTGGAGGCCAAAAACAAGGAACTGGAAGCAGCTTTAGGGCGTAAACAGATACAGTTGGATTATTTAGAAAAGATGATCGAACTGGCTAAGTCAGAACTCGATATCGACATTAAAAAAAACTACAGCACCCCACAATCAACTGGTTCAGGAAAAACAAAGAAAAAGTGA
- a CDS encoding TolC family protein produces MKRTRTLFFLPALFFGLLLQAQEMLSIGKEEVLERVQENNRQLKISQQEFLAARAQYRQTNAVFLPNISVSHTGMTTNNPLMAFGSKLNQERVTQMDFDPARLNDPDRIDNFATKVEIQQPLVNLDGFWERGAAKNKMQATELQSVRTGDHMKLETEKAYMQLQLAHKAVSVLGQALETAQANLRLAENNFKQGYLQRSDVLAVEVRVTEVNNQLQYARSNVQNASDYLMFLMGESKDVVLLPKDSLNVEMYAVNAPALPGDRADIKAMELAADARKKMYTASKMSFLPRLNAFGSYELYDDKLFQGDANGYIAGVALTWDLFDGSKRFGKTQQSKAEYKQAALELEQHVQQSQLELNRAVRALEDAENKLQLTSLALEQSKESLRIRNNRYEQGLEKTTDLLGAETQFSEKQLEYYQTVYEYNYAVAYLEFLTESVE; encoded by the coding sequence ATGAAGAGAACAAGAACCCTATTCTTTCTACCCGCACTGTTTTTTGGTTTGCTCCTGCAGGCCCAGGAAATGCTTTCTATAGGTAAGGAAGAGGTGCTGGAAAGAGTGCAGGAGAACAACAGGCAGCTCAAGATCTCCCAACAGGAGTTTTTGGCAGCCCGCGCACAGTACCGGCAAACCAACGCAGTCTTTTTACCCAACATAAGCGTCTCCCACACCGGGATGACCACCAATAATCCGCTTATGGCCTTTGGTTCCAAACTGAACCAGGAGCGTGTCACTCAAATGGATTTCGATCCGGCACGGCTCAATGATCCCGACCGTATTGACAATTTCGCTACGAAGGTGGAAATTCAGCAACCGCTGGTGAACCTTGACGGATTCTGGGAGCGTGGCGCTGCGAAGAACAAGATGCAGGCCACCGAGCTGCAAAGTGTTCGCACCGGGGACCACATGAAACTCGAAACCGAAAAAGCCTATATGCAGCTGCAGCTCGCCCATAAAGCGGTAAGTGTACTGGGGCAGGCGCTGGAAACAGCCCAGGCGAACCTGAGACTGGCCGAAAATAACTTCAAGCAGGGCTACCTGCAGCGATCGGATGTGCTGGCCGTGGAAGTCCGCGTGACCGAAGTGAACAACCAGCTACAATACGCAAGGAGCAACGTGCAAAACGCGAGCGATTACCTCATGTTCCTCATGGGCGAATCAAAAGATGTGGTGTTGCTGCCAAAGGATTCTTTGAACGTGGAGATGTATGCAGTTAACGCTCCTGCCCTGCCCGGTGACCGTGCCGACATCAAAGCCATGGAACTGGCAGCCGATGCGCGAAAGAAAATGTACACGGCCTCAAAAATGTCATTTTTGCCTCGCCTTAATGCCTTTGGAAGCTATGAGCTGTATGACGATAAGCTCTTCCAGGGGGACGCCAACGGATATATTGCCGGAGTCGCTTTGACCTGGGACCTCTTTGACGGCAGCAAACGCTTCGGAAAGACCCAGCAGTCAAAAGCCGAATATAAACAGGCAGCACTGGAACTGGAACAACACGTACAACAAAGTCAGCTGGAATTGAATCGCGCCGTGCGTGCCTTGGAGGATGCAGAGAACAAGCTGCAGCTCACCAGCCTGGCACTGGAGCAATCCAAAGAATCCCTGCGAATAAGAAACAACCGATACGAGCAAGGCCTTGAAAAAACAACAGATCTTTTAGGTGCTGAAACGCAGTTTTCAGAAAAACAACTGGAGTATTATCAGACGGTTTATGAATATAACTATGCAGTAGCATATTTAGAGTTTTTAACTGAGAGTGTGGAGTAA
- a CDS encoding IS3 family transposase, whose protein sequence is MNQFYEGIGISKQAVHQYARRQRIFDHRLMELMSEADDIRRDHPGCGVEKMYYTLKPDFIGRDRFVETFMQLGYRLKRKKNYRRTTIAGNIYYPNKIKGIKINAPSVVWQSDITYYRVGDKFYYAVFIIDVYTKKIVGYEVSDHMRGTANLKALKMALKQNKAPKIHHSDRGSQYTYKSYTELLQSNTTTISMALSAQDNAYAERINRTIKEEYLDHWKPQSFSQLKNQVNKAVKNYNTKRSHDHLEKRNPEEFISYWSTLKTEERPIITIFDNEN, encoded by the coding sequence ATGAATCAATTCTATGAAGGCATTGGGATCAGTAAACAAGCTGTCCATCAATATGCTAGAAGACAAAGAATTTTTGATCATCGTTTGATGGAATTAATGTCTGAAGCTGATGATATTCGTAGAGATCATCCTGGTTGTGGGGTGGAAAAAATGTACTATACTTTAAAGCCTGATTTTATTGGGAGAGATCGTTTTGTAGAGACTTTTATGCAATTAGGTTATCGTCTCAAAAGAAAGAAGAATTATAGACGCACAACCATTGCCGGTAATATCTACTATCCGAATAAAATTAAAGGAATAAAGATCAATGCACCTTCGGTAGTATGGCAAAGCGATATTACTTACTATCGGGTAGGAGACAAATTTTATTATGCAGTATTTATAATTGATGTTTACACCAAGAAAATAGTCGGTTATGAAGTCTCTGATCATATGAGAGGGACAGCAAATTTAAAAGCTTTGAAGATGGCTTTAAAACAAAACAAAGCTCCTAAGATCCATCACTCAGATCGAGGAAGCCAGTATACGTACAAATCTTATACTGAACTCTTACAATCAAATACGACCACTATAAGTATGGCCTTAAGTGCTCAGGACAATGCATATGCCGAGAGGATCAATAGAACAATAAAAGAGGAGTATCTGGATCACTGGAAGCCACAATCCTTTAGCCAACTCAAGAACCAGGTGAACAAAGCAGTAAAAAATTATAACACCAAAAGATCCCATGATCATTTAGAGAAAAGAAACCCTGAAGAGTTCATTAGTTATTGGTCAACCCTCAAAACAGAAGAAAGACCAATTATTACTATTTTTGATAATGAAAATTAA
- a CDS encoding P-loop ATPase, Sll1717 family, which produces MELYERLNFKKNPFSTFSAEQERKFLDDVFIYPNNYNSLRSDIIENRSRFIIGARGIGKTALIYKLKRELEENYVFAVLIDDFEGIPVKNNKKHFLKLMITETVKLFCATLSKNPNLLKRLNKKDKEKLAFVIAEFFKSLSIREYEEYYNKATQYKSRNRLKNIYNQIFHKPINLLIGGGLELASDFVRKSFGLPDTNPSGLYKNYLPEIELETINKSDNPSEFLEDAKALKLIWFDLAKIINKSGFKTTTILFDRADEYIELGQGIDSITTFLKELLTDTTILLSENYSIVIGLWDATKSDFDELGVRFDKIKPFNINWSYKKLKEILSKRIKHFSNDRVQLSDIFSESDINDLIELSDNSPRYLFRQLSVVYDTQNNINSEASTISKEAIQEGQLTYCKDFEFYAVFPSKKGSKEDILVNVNRILKIGNEEIKTKDYIDVAKVSTPTAISYIKIVQNYGLVHYVGETENGAKTYQVQNPIIKFLIRRGVREINK; this is translated from the coding sequence ATGGAGTTATACGAAAGACTGAATTTTAAAAAAAATCCATTTTCAACTTTTTCTGCTGAACAAGAAAGAAAGTTCCTTGACGACGTTTTTATTTATCCCAATAACTACAATAGTCTTCGTTCGGACATTATTGAAAATAGAAGTAGATTCATTATAGGTGCACGAGGAATAGGAAAAACAGCTCTTATTTACAAGCTTAAACGAGAATTAGAAGAAAACTACGTATTTGCAGTCCTTATAGATGATTTCGAAGGTATTCCTGTAAAAAACAACAAGAAGCATTTTCTTAAACTAATGATTACAGAAACAGTTAAACTGTTTTGTGCAACTCTTTCTAAAAACCCCAATCTTCTTAAAAGATTAAACAAAAAGGATAAAGAAAAACTGGCATTTGTAATAGCGGAATTTTTTAAGAGTCTGAGTATCCGTGAGTATGAAGAATACTACAACAAGGCAACTCAGTATAAATCCCGTAATAGGCTAAAAAATATTTACAACCAGATATTTCATAAGCCTATAAATCTTTTGATTGGAGGTGGCCTCGAATTAGCTTCAGATTTTGTACGCAAGTCATTTGGACTTCCTGATACTAATCCCAGTGGTTTGTATAAAAACTACTTACCGGAAATTGAACTTGAAACTATAAATAAATCTGACAACCCAAGTGAATTTTTAGAAGATGCCAAGGCCCTTAAACTCATTTGGTTTGATTTGGCTAAAATTATTAATAAATCTGGATTTAAGACAACCACTATTCTTTTCGATAGAGCTGATGAATATATTGAACTTGGGCAAGGAATTGACTCAATTACAACATTTCTAAAAGAACTTTTAACTGACACCACTATATTGTTATCTGAGAATTACTCTATAGTGATTGGACTATGGGATGCTACAAAAAGTGATTTTGATGAACTAGGGGTAAGATTTGATAAAATCAAGCCGTTCAACATTAATTGGTCCTATAAAAAACTGAAAGAGATACTCTCAAAACGTATAAAACACTTCAGCAATGATAGGGTACAACTGAGCGACATTTTTTCTGAATCCGATATTAATGATCTAATAGAATTAAGTGATAACTCTCCAAGATACCTATTTCGACAACTATCAGTGGTTTACGATACTCAAAACAATATAAATTCAGAAGCCTCTACCATTTCAAAAGAAGCAATTCAAGAAGGGCAATTAACATATTGTAAAGACTTTGAATTTTATGCGGTATTTCCTAGCAAAAAAGGTTCAAAAGAGGATATTTTGGTTAATGTGAATCGAATTCTCAAAATCGGTAATGAGGAGATTAAAACAAAGGATTATATTGATGTAGCAAAGGTGAGTACACCCACCGCAATAAGCTATATCAAGATTGTTCAAAATTATGGCTTAGTACATTACGTCGGTGAGACTGAAAACGGTGCTAAGACATATCAAGTTCAGAATCCAATCATAAAATTCTTAATTAGAAGAGGAGTAAGAGAAATAAATAAATAG
- a CDS encoding ribonucleoside-diphosphate reductase subunit alpha, with translation MTTNVQAQPLIGDETRNERLWWLNDESQQILNRGYLLKGETVKSAIERIANAAARRLYKPELAEAFIEMIERGWMSLSSPIWANMGTERGLPISCFNVYVPDNIEGITHKLGEVIMQTKIGGGTSGYFGELRGRGSAVTDNGKSSGATSFMKLFDTAMDTISQGGVRRGAFAAYLDIDHPDIKEFLEIKNIGNPIQNLFNGVCVPDYWMQEMIDGDMEKREIWAKVLESRQQKGLPYILFKDNVNRFKPQVYKDRNLTIHSSNLCSEIALPSTEEESFICCLSSMNLELYDEWKDTEAVKLAVYFLDGVLQEFIAKTEGNYYLSSANRFAKNHRALGLGAMGWHSYLQKNRIPFEGMRAKGLTHKIFEDISTKATKASRELATIYGEPEMLKGYGLRNTTLMAIAPTTSSSAILGQTSPGIEPFSSNYFKAGLAKGNFMRKNKYLKELLQEKGLDNEDTWRSIMLHHGSVQHLNSLSQEEKDVFKTFKEISQLEIIQQASVRQKFIDQAQSLNLNIPAGLPVREVNKLLIEAWKLGVKTLYYQRSQSVSKEFVSNIVSCSSCEA, from the coding sequence ATGACAACTAATGTACAAGCCCAGCCTTTGATTGGCGACGAAACCAGGAACGAAAGACTCTGGTGGCTAAACGACGAGAGCCAGCAAATTCTTAACCGCGGCTATCTGCTGAAAGGTGAAACCGTGAAATCGGCCATTGAACGTATTGCCAATGCTGCTGCCAGGAGATTGTACAAACCCGAGCTGGCCGAAGCATTTATCGAAATGATAGAGCGCGGCTGGATGAGCCTTAGCTCCCCCATTTGGGCAAATATGGGAACCGAGCGCGGGCTGCCTATTTCGTGTTTTAATGTATACGTGCCCGACAATATTGAAGGCATTACCCATAAGCTTGGCGAGGTGATCATGCAAACCAAGATTGGCGGCGGAACTTCGGGGTATTTCGGGGAACTGCGAGGCCGTGGCAGCGCCGTGACCGACAATGGGAAAAGCAGCGGGGCCACCAGTTTCATGAAGCTCTTTGATACCGCGATGGACACCATTTCACAGGGTGGCGTGCGCCGGGGCGCCTTTGCGGCCTATCTCGATATTGACCACCCCGATATTAAAGAATTCCTCGAGATCAAAAACATTGGGAATCCCATTCAGAATTTGTTCAACGGCGTGTGTGTGCCCGATTACTGGATGCAGGAAATGATTGACGGCGACATGGAAAAGCGCGAGATTTGGGCGAAAGTCCTGGAAAGCCGCCAGCAAAAAGGATTGCCTTATATTTTGTTCAAAGACAACGTGAACAGGTTTAAGCCGCAGGTCTACAAAGACAGGAACCTCACCATACATTCCAGTAACCTGTGTTCAGAAATCGCTTTGCCTTCTACCGAAGAAGAATCTTTTATTTGCTGCCTTTCTTCAATGAACCTCGAATTATATGACGAGTGGAAAGATACTGAAGCCGTAAAACTGGCCGTGTATTTTCTAGATGGCGTGCTGCAGGAATTTATTGCAAAGACCGAAGGCAATTACTACCTGTCTTCGGCAAACCGATTTGCAAAGAATCACCGTGCGCTTGGTTTGGGAGCCATGGGCTGGCATTCTTATTTGCAGAAGAACAGGATCCCGTTTGAAGGCATGCGTGCCAAGGGCCTTACCCATAAGATCTTTGAAGACATTAGCACTAAAGCCACCAAGGCGAGCAGGGAGCTGGCCACCATTTACGGCGAACCAGAAATGCTTAAAGGCTACGGGCTCAGGAACACCACTTTGATGGCCATTGCGCCCACTACCTCATCTTCGGCCATTCTGGGGCAGACATCGCCGGGAATTGAGCCTTTCAGCAGTAATTATTTTAAGGCGGGGCTTGCAAAAGGGAACTTTATGCGGAAGAACAAGTACCTGAAAGAGCTCCTTCAGGAAAAAGGGCTGGACAATGAGGATACCTGGAGGAGCATCATGCTGCACCACGGCAGCGTGCAGCACCTGAATAGTTTAAGCCAGGAAGAAAAAGACGTTTTTAAGACCTTTAAGGAGATAAGCCAGTTAGAGATCATCCAGCAGGCCTCCGTACGCCAGAAGTTTATAGACCAGGCGCAGAGTTTAAACCTGAACATCCCGGCAGGGCTTCCGGTGAGAGAGGTGAACAAGCTACTGATTGAAGCCTGGAAACTAGGTGTAAAAACATTGTACTACCAAAGAAGCCAAAGCGTTTCCAAGGAATTTGTATCAAATATTGTAAGCTGCTCCAGCTGCGAGGCGTAG
- a CDS encoding efflux RND transporter periplasmic adaptor subunit, whose translation MKKTIYTLALASLGLFATSCGGDDKKQAVNEGPVVPVQVETPTGAGDRFLTASGKIEAVNSANLSTRMMGFIDDIHVNVGDKVNKGQLLVSINNADLQAKRAQVNAGITEAEAAYKNAKKDYERFKALYEEQSASQKEMDDQTARFEMAQARLEAAKQMRNEVNSQFAYVNIRAPFSGVITNKFAEKGTMANPGQPLLAIEAPGNFEVTARVPESNISKIETGTKVDVIVKSVEQEVPGTVAEVSTSASNTGGQYLVKVALEDTEADLKSGMYATVRFPVEKQESTAEAVMIPTEAIVTRGDLKGVYTVSQQNTAMLRWLRLGRTYGDQVEVLSGLNPDEAYIVSADRKLFNGAKVSVKE comes from the coding sequence ATGAAAAAAACCATATACACACTAGCATTAGCTTCCCTGGGATTATTCGCGACGAGCTGTGGAGGCGATGATAAAAAGCAGGCGGTGAATGAAGGTCCCGTAGTGCCCGTGCAGGTTGAAACACCCACAGGGGCGGGAGACAGATTTCTCACTGCCAGCGGAAAAATTGAAGCGGTGAACAGCGCCAACCTCAGCACCCGCATGATGGGTTTTATTGATGACATCCATGTGAATGTGGGAGATAAGGTGAATAAAGGTCAGCTGCTGGTATCCATCAACAATGCCGACTTGCAGGCGAAACGCGCCCAGGTCAATGCGGGTATCACCGAAGCTGAAGCCGCCTACAAGAACGCAAAAAAAGATTACGAGCGTTTCAAGGCACTTTACGAGGAGCAGTCGGCTTCCCAAAAGGAGATGGATGACCAGACCGCCCGGTTCGAGATGGCGCAGGCCCGCCTGGAGGCAGCCAAACAAATGAGAAATGAGGTGAATTCACAATTCGCTTACGTGAACATACGTGCTCCTTTCAGCGGAGTCATCACCAACAAATTTGCCGAAAAAGGCACTATGGCCAATCCGGGTCAGCCGCTTTTAGCCATAGAGGCACCGGGGAATTTTGAGGTGACTGCGAGAGTTCCGGAATCGAATATTTCGAAGATAGAAACAGGAACTAAAGTGGACGTGATCGTGAAGTCTGTTGAACAGGAGGTTCCCGGTACGGTGGCCGAAGTAAGTACTTCGGCAAGTAATACCGGCGGACAATATTTAGTGAAAGTGGCTCTTGAAGACACCGAAGCCGATCTGAAATCGGGGATGTATGCGACAGTGAGGTTTCCGGTGGAGAAGCAGGAAAGCACTGCTGAGGCGGTGATGATCCCCACAGAGGCCATCGTGACCCGCGGAGACCTGAAAGGAGTTTATACCGTGAGTCAGCAGAACACCGCCATGTTAAGGTGGCTTAGGCTGGGACGAACATACGGAGACCAGGTAGAGGTGCTTAGCGGATTAAATCCTGATGAGGCCTATATAGTTTCGGCAGACAGAAAATTGTTCAACGGAGCCAAAGTTAGTGTAAAGGAGTAA